In a single window of the Salvia hispanica cultivar TCC Black 2014 unplaced genomic scaffold, UniMelb_Shisp_WGS_1.0 HiC_scaffold_1142, whole genome shotgun sequence genome:
- the LOC125197984 gene encoding piriformospora indica-insensitive protein 2-like, which produces MKKIKSLMCWIVILCIFSLNLWCNGEAESEAAPMKSGEKAALYSTIQTFVGKWWNGSDLYPDPCGWTPIEGVSCDLFDGFWYVTELSIGSLHENSLNCAQCADFSPHLFALSHLKSLLFFNCFTALRRRPISIPARSWGALGPSLESLEFRSNPGLTGRIPPSLGELKSLKSMVMVENGLSGELHPFIGNLKELERLNLAGNSFVGQIPHSLVGLKQLLILDLSRNLLSGPLTLSFGGMVPLLKLDLSYNKLQGNIPESLGNLKNLTLLDLSNNRLRGGITKSLENLEFLQELVLSNNPIGGGLMELQWERMTSLAALELSNASLTGGIPESMARLRGLRFLGLNNNMLTGEIPSSLASLPNVGAMYLHGNNLTGELEFSALFYGKMGRRFGAWDNPNLCYRVQANYVPKGVKQCQKDVMRFLKFGDSKPLVSLGSPLLVSSCVRNLVFVMFIVFNFM; this is translated from the exons ATGAAAAAGATCAAATCTTTGATGTGTTGGATCGTCATCCTCTGCATATTTAGCTTAAATTTGTGGTGCAATGGAGAGGCTGAGAGCGAGGCAGCTCCAATGAAGAGCGGGGAGAAAGCAGCTCTGTATTCTACTATTCAAACTTTCGTGGGCAAATGGTGGAATGGTTCGGATCTTTATCCGGATCCTTGTGGTTGGACTCCCATTGAG GGTGTTTCATGCGATCTGTTTGATGGATTTTGGTATGTGACAGAGTTAAGCATAGGATCTCTTCATGAAAACTCCCTAAATTGCGCTCAATGCGCTGATTTCAGCCCTCATCTCTTTGCACTAAGCCACCTGAAATCTCTCTTATTCTTCAACTGCTTCACGGCGTTGCGCCGCCGCCCTATCTCAATCCCTGCTCGGAGTTGGGGAGCTCTCGGCCCAAGCTTGGAGTCGCTGGAGTTCCGGTCAAACCCCGGGCTAACGGGGCGAATCCCGCCTTCTCTCGGGGAGCTCAAGAGTCTCAAATCAATGGTGATGGTGGAGAATGGACTGAGTGGTGAATTGCATCCATTCATAGGCAATTTGAAGGAATTGGAGCGTTTGAATCTTGCTGGGAATTCATTTGTAGGCCAAATACCCCATAGCTTGGTAGGGCTAAAGCAATTGTTGATTCTTGATTTGAGCAGGAATTTACTATCTGGCCCTTTGACATTGAGTTTTGGAGGGATGGTCCCACTCTTGAAGCTTGATTTGAGCTACAACAAACTGCAGGGGAATATCCCAGAAAGTCTTGGGAACTTGAAGAATTTGACACTTTTAGATCTCAGCAACAACAGATTGAGAGGTGGGATCACTAAATCACTAGAGAATTTGGAGTTCTTGCAAGAACTAGTCCTCTCAAACAACCCCATTGGAGGTGGGCTAATGGAGCTCCAGTGGGAGAGAATGACGAGCCTAGCTGCGCTTGAGCTTTCGAACGCAAGCCTGACAGGTGGCATTCCAGAGTCGATGGCCCGTCTCCGGGGGCTGAGGTTTCTGGGGCTCAACAATAACATGCTGACAGGGGAGATCCCTTCAAGTCTTGCAAGTTTGCCTAATGTTGGTGCAATGTATCTTCATGGTAATAATTTGACAGGGGAGCTTGAATTCTCTGCTTTGTTTTACGGCAAAATGGGGAGAAGATTTGGTGCATGGGATAATCCAAATCTTTGCTACCGTGTGCAGGCAAATTATGTGCCTAAAGGGGTGAAACAATGCCAAAAGGATGTGATGAGATTTCTCAAGTTTGGTGATTCCAAACCTCTTGTTTCATTAGGATCACCACTATTAGTATCATCTTGTGTTAGGAACTTGGTTTTTGTTATGTTTATAGTTTTCAATTTCATGTAA